GCACCGTGTAGCGAGCCTCACTATAACCACCGCATGCCGCAGTAGAAGCTTCCTCCATCAGCTCTTTGGACACACCGTTGTTACAAACGTTTGCAAACGCTCGCATATGTTTCATCCCATATTGCGTTAGTGATCCACAATGCTCTTCAAATACACGTACCTAAGAAATTTCAATAACATTACATCCAACCCTTTTTACTTAATGTGAATAAAATTGAGATTTAAGGGTTGCGTAACTTTTACCATCGATTTAAGACATTCCCAATCGTCAACCAAAGGCAAACCGGGTTCTCTAACCAAGTTAAGAACATTCATCGTCGgaccaaacaaaattgtgGCTATCAATTCGACGCTTGCATCTAAATGTTTCCTATGCCTTGTTGTCTCAGTTAATTCCTTCAATGTGTCATCCTTCTTCCTTGACCCATCTTCCGATGTCCGATACTGTAAAACCAAAGccaatattgtttttaagtAAACTAAAACCTTCTAGTCAATTTAgataaccaaaaacataactcaataaacaaaacagtaTAGTTACAGTACCATATGCCAAAGGAAGAGAAGGTCCGCGTCGCGTTGGTTAACGACTCCTATTTTTGACTTGACCGGTAATTCGTTTAGTGGGAGATTAACGGTGGCTGGATCAAACCCTTGGTAAAGATAAAGCTTCTCCGACTTAATACTATTGTTACCGTATTCCATCACATGAGAGCCACCTGAGTAGGTATTGTAGTTTGATGTCCTCATCTTCACCTACTCACCGGAATAAAAGATCCGATATATATTCCACATTCTCAAACCAACAATCGAGTAAACacgtaaaataaaatttcacaGTACCGTGTGGTATTGTTGCTTTATGGTCTCTTTCTTTAAATTGTGAGTCTCACTGCAAATAGATCGATCACACAAAATAAACCAATGCAtaatcacaaagaaaaacttaatCATAAGATAATTATGTACCTATCTTCCATCCAAGCAACACTATATAAATCCCCTAAGCAAGTGATATATTCAGATGGGGGTGACGGATTCATGCCAGGACAATATGTTCCATAACTACTCTCTTGTGCATTTGAAGCCGTTGTTACGTAAATGTTCAAGTCCTTTGGCATTATCCCTTCGAAAATACTCCCACTTTCACACGCTTCTACGTATATAACCTGCATTACATTATCACAAGTATACTGATAGTAACATtccttttaacaaaataaaacactaaaacaaattaaactgttaaactaaattttacCATCTCTTTGTATGTTCCGGAAGCATGCTTCTTCTTAAGCGTTTCAATAAAATCAGCTGCATATATGTGAGGCGTATTTGGCATCCCTGaccaatgaaaacaaaaattacaccGTTGTAAGAAATCGATTACAAGCATTACATTGGAAGAAGTTATCTAATCGGAAACAACACAAATGATCGATGAAATTACCAAGAACTCCGGGACCACCATGATCCGCATAATATACGAAAATGTGATCGTTGGGCTTGCTAGCGATGACCTTACCGCTTCCACCTTTAACAGCCTTCTGGTCGCCTAGGAGTACAGCGTAGAAGTTTGCAGCCGTAACGCTACTACCAGTATAGTCCTGAAAAAGATATTTCAAAACGTAAATAACCGAACAAACTATTAAAAAGGGAAAACAACTAGTGGCTATAAGAAATCTAGGAGCGATACCAATGAAAGGTCCACACATAAAGTTTGGTTTACCATAGCAAATGTCTCTACAGTCGCTATCACTATAATTGTTGTGTAGTGCCTAAAGTCACCATCTCTTACACGATAGAtccaataatatataattttttaataaattaacaaCCTAAGTGCCattgacaaagaagaaaatatcatttaaatgaGATACTATAGAGAAAAATTTCTCgttataacaatttaaaataaagcTCTAAAACCTGGTTAGACGCTATTTGGACCAAAACATAGGTCACATCTAGAACTATTGATATTACTTAAGAGAAGAATCCAAACCTAGATACAGACTTATTGGTCGGATTAAGGGTAAATTAGTTCATGCATAATTATGAGGAAAGctagataaataaatatacctTAGGGACTCCGGCGTAAACATCGTCACCGTCAGGATGGTTGATGAGAGTACCCGGACGAGGATTAAGTGGGTGGTTTGCGATATCATCATACATCAAAACGACTatgttttcttcctttaaaCCTCCTTTTCTTAGTATTTGATATGCGTGACACACGTCAGCCTTTAACACAAAGCaacaaaacacttttaatAGATATcgaatttataaaaacttttgaaCTTTTTCTTAAATGACAACTAGATTGAGAAATGGAGAAATTCACCATACATAGGATCTTAGTCTTgaattaatttcatattttgaagaaaataattaaacaaaattttgcatGTCACATTAATATctaagccaaaaaaaaagaatcttaaggcaaagtatatatttacaaTAACGGATTGCTATTAAATTTGAATCACGAATAATATAATCAATTCGTTGGACACTATGTGTACCTGGTGTCTGTAGTTTCCATATCCAGAAGAACCAGCGACGAGAACCGCCCATCTTGTACCGACACCATCTTCGTCTTGGTCAGCCGGGTTAGCTTCCTCTGTCGGCATAAGAATCTTTGGCTCGAACCGACCGCGTGACTCGGCATGAACCAAAAGAActaacagaagaagaagagctggTCTGAAATAGCAAGACTTAGCCATGGCAgcgagaaacaaaagagagagaaagagaggctTTTTGAGAGAATAAAGAGAACTATAAAAGCAAAGGATGGTTAGACAATGGtgttaataatttatttgtcaccaaaatataatcaaacaaatcaattgtctaattatatttaatgCCACctgattattaaaaagaaagcacTTAATTAAAGTTAGCATATGCttttatgataaatttaattttataaactcCTATACATATTATACCGATGTAATTTTAACgtgttaattatttaattttgatatgtttcCTCTAAAACTAAGTTATATtacattaaataaatataaaaaatacgaATTAAAATGGTTGTGATGTCGACGATTgaatattttggaatattaCTCTGCTGATCTCATAAAATCAACGAATTGGTCTGCTTCGCGACACAACAGagaacatgcaaattatagtCCGAACACGTGTACACTTAATGGACCCACAACCGATATTATTTCACCGTTACAACGGCACTAATTAATTAACCCAGAGctctaaaataattttgaaattagacTATTAACCCagtttaattagaaaatagtAAACCGGAATTGAACCGGTCTTCATATCTCGCTCTCATCATCGTCTCTCTCCCATGGAGGAGATAAGAGGGTTTATGCTAGGGTTTTAGCCCCCATTTACAGATACATAGATTACGAATAAAACGAGGTTAATAATTCAAATGCGGAGATCGACCACGATCTCAATTGcatcaaaagcaaataaatttCTCAATCTGTGTCTTCTCCAGAAAGGTAATCCTGTAATTGTTCCTTTCATTAGCCGTTTCTGGGGAAGAACTTTTTCTACTAAGAGATCGAGTATgaatttagaagaagaaattgatttgTTCTGTAAAATGATTCAATCTCGTCCTCTTCCTTCAATAGTTGATTTCAGTAAAGTATTGAGTAAAATCGCCAAATCGAAGAATTACGATCTTGTGATCTCTCTGTTTCACCATATGGAAGTTTGTGGAATTGGTCATGATCTTTATAGTTACAACATTGTGATTAATTGTTTATGTCGATGCTCTCGATTTGTTATTGCTTTATCTGTTGttgggaagatgatgaagtttGGTTACGAGCCTGATGTTGTCACGGTTAGTTCTTTGATTAATGGATTTTGTCAAGGGAATAGAGTTTTTGATGCTATAGATTTGGTTAGTAAAATGGAGGAAATGGGATTTAGACCAGATGTTGTTATCTACAACACGATCATCGACGGTTCTTGTAAGATCGGGTTGGTGAATGACGCGGTGGAGCTGTTTGATCGGATGGAAAGAGATGGGGTTAGAGCTGATGCTGTTACTTATAACTCTCTTGTGGCCGGTCTTTGTTGTTCTGGTAGATGGAGTGATGCAGCTCGGCTAATGAGAGATATGGTAATGAGGGATATTGTTCCTAATGTCATTACTTTCACTGCGGTGATCGATGTGTTTGTGAAAGAAGGGAAGTTTTCGGAGGCGATGAAGTTGTACGAGGAGATGACACGAAGGTGTGTAGATCCGGATGTTTTCACTTACAATTCGTTGATCAACGGTCTTTGTATGCACGGTCGGGTAGATGAGGCCAAACAAATGCTTGATTTGATGGTAACTAAGGGTTGTCTCCCCGATGTAGTGACTTATAATACTCTCATTAACGGGTTTTGCAAGTCTAAGAGGGTTGATGAAGGAACGAAACTCTTCCGCGAGATGGCTCAAAGAGGATTAGTTGGTGACACTATCACATACAACACTATAATCCAGGGCTATTTTCAAGCGGGTAGACCAGATGCGGCGCAAGAAATTTTCAGTCGGATGGATTCTCGTCCCAATATTAGGACGTACAGCATTTTGTTGTATGGGCTTTGTATGAACTGGAGGGTAGAGAAAGCATTGGTGTTATTCGAGAATATGCAAAAGAGTGAaatagaacttgatattaCTACTTATAATATCGTCATTCACGGGATGTGCAAGATTGGTAATGTTGAAGATGCGTGGGACTTGTTTCGTAGCCTTTCTTGCAAAGGACTTAAGCCTGATGTTGTGTCCTACACTACGATGATCTCAGGCTTTTGTAGGAAACGCCAATGGGATAAATCAGATTTGTTGTACAGAAAAATGCAAGAAGATGGGCTTCTTCCATTATAACATATGAAAACTGTATATTATTtgtaagtaaaaaacaaattctttattttgtattcatcaccatttgtaattttgtattattacaAAAGAAATACAAGTAAGCTGGAGTTTAATGTAAAGTCTTTGAAACCAGAAATAAAAGAGGCAAGAAAAGGGAGATAAAGACAAGTTTTCAAAACATTGCTCTCCATGAATACCACTTGAGTTTAAACTGAAACAAGAGTGGAGGAACACCAAGAACTCCTCTTTGAATCCTGGGATCAAACACATCGAATTGTACTTTATTTAACGAATCCAGAAGAACTTGTACCGGCACAGAATGAAGCAGTACCGGTTTAGCTTCTGCAG
This sequence is a window from Arabidopsis thaliana chromosome 1 sequence. Protein-coding genes within it:
- the NG1 gene encoding Pentatricopeptide repeat (PPR-like) superfamily protein (Pentatricopeptide repeat (PPR-like) superfamily protein; CONTAINS InterPro DOMAIN/s: Pentatricopeptide repeat (InterPro:IPR002885); BEST Arabidopsis thaliana protein match is: Pentatricopeptide repeat (PPR) superfamily protein (TAIR:AT1G62680.1); Has 62070 Blast hits to 15065 proteins in 304 species: Archae - 4; Bacteria - 67; Metazoa - 643; Fungi - 921; Plants - 58400; Viruses - 0; Other Eukaryotes - 2035 (source: NCBI BLink).), yielding MRRSTTISIASKANKFLNLCLLQKGNPVIVPFISRFWGRTFSTKRSSMNLEEEIDLFCKMIQSRPLPSIVDFSKVLSKIAKSKNYDLVISLFHHMEVCGIGHDLYSYNIVINCLCRCSRFVIALSVVGKMMKFGYEPDVVTVSSLINGFCQGNRVFDAIDLVSKMEEMGFRPDVVIYNTIIDGSCKIGLVNDAVELFDRMERDGVRADAVTYNSLVAGLCCSGRWSDAARLMRDMVMRDIVPNVITFTAVIDVFVKEGKFSEAMKLYEEMTRRCVDPDVFTYNSLINGLCMHGRVDEAKQMLDLMVTKGCLPDVVTYNTLINGFCKSKRVDEGTKLFREMAQRGLVGDTITYNTIIQGYFQAGRPDAAQEIFSRMDSRPNIRTYSILLYGLCMNWRVEKALVLFENMQKSEIELDITTYNIVIHGMCKIGNVEDAWDLFRSLSCKGLKPDVVSYTTMISGFCRKRQWDKSDLLYRKMQEDGLLPL
- the BETA-VPE gene encoding beta vacuolar processing enzyme (beta vacuolar processing enzyme (BETA-VPE); FUNCTIONS IN: cysteine-type endopeptidase activity; INVOLVED IN: proteolysis, response to salt stress, vacuolar protein processing; LOCATED IN: endomembrane system; EXPRESSED IN: 23 plant structures; EXPRESSED DURING: 13 growth stages; CONTAINS InterPro DOMAIN/s: Peptidase C13, legumain (InterPro:IPR001096); BEST Arabidopsis thaliana protein match is: gamma vacuolar processing enzyme (TAIR:AT4G32940.1); Has 785 Blast hits to 783 proteins in 241 species: Archae - 4; Bacteria - 10; Metazoa - 274; Fungi - 115; Plants - 253; Viruses - 0; Other Eukaryotes - 129 (source: NCBI BLink).); the protein is MAKSCYFRPALLLLLVLLVHAESRGRFEPKILMPTEEANPADQDEDGVGTRWAVLVAGSSGYGNYRHQADVCHAYQILRKGGLKEENIVVLMYDDIANHPLNPRPGTLINHPDGDDVYAGVPKDYTGSSVTAANFYAVLLGDQKAVKGGSGKVIASKPNDHIFVYYADHGGPGVLGMPNTPHIYAADFIETLKKKHASGTYKEMVIYVEACESGSIFEGIMPKDLNIYVTTASNAQESSYGTYCPGMNPSPPSEYITCLGDLYSVAWMEDSETHNLKKETIKQQYHTVKMRTSNYNTYSGGSHVMEYGNNSIKSEKLYLYQGFDPATVNLPLNELPVKSKIGVVNQRDADLLFLWHMYRTSEDGSRKKDDTLKELTETTRHRKHLDASVELIATILFGPTMNVLNLVREPGLPLVDDWECLKSMVRVFEEHCGSLTQYGMKHMRAFANVCNNGVSKELMEEASTAACGGYSEARYTVHPSILGYSA